AAGACTTTCTCGCTCATTCGAAAGAAAGTGTCCCATGGGATTGGTTAAGCGTCACTTATGACCTTTATTATAGTTCCGTGATAATTTTCCCGGAATTGCCGGGCCTCAGACCGCGACAGCGGGTGCGGCCTTTAGCCACCCCTCCAGATCCTCCAGCGCGCGGCGGGTGTAGGCGAGCTTGCGGTCGCGCCCGCGGATGCGCTCGTCCACCGGCGGGAACAGGCCGAAATTGACGTTCATCGGCTGGTAGGTGTCTGCGTTGGCGCCGCCGGTGATGTGGCCGAGGATCGCCCCCAGCGCGGTGGTGACCGGCGGGGCGGACGGTTCGCCGCCCAGACGCTCGGCGGCGGCGAAGCGCCCGGCGAGCAGGCCGACGGCGGCGCTTTCCACATAGCCCTCGCAGCCCGTCACCTGCCCGGCGAAGCGGATGCGCGGCTGCGCCTTCAGCCGCAGCGCACCGTCCAGCAGGCGCGGGCTGTTCAGGAAGGTGTTGCGGTGCAGGCCGCCCAGCCGCGCGAACTCCGCCTTCTCCAGGCCGGGGATCATGCGGAAGATCCGCGCCTGCTCGGCGTGGCGCAGCTTGGTCTGGAAGCCGACGAGGTTGTAGAGCGTGCCGAGCGCGTTGTCCTGACGAAGCTGGACCACCGCGTAGGGGCGGCGTTCCGGCTTGTGCGGGTTGGTCAGGCCGACCGGCTTCATCGGGCCGTAGCGCAGCGTGTCCACCCCGCGCTCCGCCATCACCTCGATGGGCAGGCAGCCTTCGAAGTAGGGCGTGCTCTTCTCCCACTCCTTGAAGTCCACCTTTTCGGCGGTCAGCAGCGCGTCGATGAAGGCACGGTACTCGTCCTTTTCAAAGGCGCAGTTGATGTAGTCCTTGCCGGTGCCGCCGGGGCCGGGCTTGTCGTAGCGCGACTGGAACCACGCCTTGGACAGGTCCACGCTCTCCAGATAGACGATGGGAGCGATGGCGTCGAAGAAGGCCAGCGATTCCTCGCCGGTAAAGCTACGGATTGCCTCGGCCAGTGGCGGAGAAGTGAGGGGGCCGGTGGCGATGACAACGCTGTCCCACGCCTCCGGGGGCAGGCCGGCGACCTCGCCGCGTTCCACGGTGATGAGCGGGTGTCCGGTGATCGCCTCGGTCACCGCGCCAGCGAAGCCGTCGCGGTCCATCGCCAGCGCGCCGCCCGCCGGCACCTTGTGCGCGTCGGCGCAACGCAGGATCAGCGAACCGCAGCGCCGCATCTCCTCGTGCAGCAGCCCGACGGCGTTGTACTCCGCGTCGTCGGACCGGAAGGAGTTGGAGCAGACCAGTTCGGCGAGCTGGTCGGTGCTGTGCGCCTCGGTCGGGCGGACGGGCCGCATCTCGTGCAGCACGACGGGAACGCCGCGCTGGGCGAGCTGCCAAGCGGCTTCGGACCCGGCGAGACCGCCGCCGATGACGTGAACGGGGGAAAGGGACGTATCGACCATATCAGCAACTTTCACAAAGTTGCCGAACAAGTAGACCGTCATTGTCGCCACGGCAAGACCAACCGGACCACGGTGCGGAATCGCGGCCAGGATCGTCCGCCGGTTCCGGCGATCCTGGTCGCTCGTCCGACGTGCGGTGACTTACTGGGCGGCGAGCTTCTGCTTCAGCCCGTCGAAGCCCGCGGTGAAGATGCCGGAGATCACCTTGCGCGATTCCTCGTCGCTGGCGCCGTTGGAGGTGTAGCGCGCCTTCCACACGACGCGCGTGCCCTTGCCCGCCGGTTCGGCCGACAGGGAGGCCGCGTAGTCCTTGACCGGCAGAGGGCTGGTCAGGATCGAATAGCGGATGCGGTGGCTGCTGGCGGAGGAGGAGAGCAGCCGCTCCTCGATCGCGCCGCCACCCTTGAGGGCCAGCACGCGCTCCTGCGCGCCGTCCTTGCGGCGCAGGGTGCAGCTTTCCACGGCGGGATGCCATGTGCCGAGGTTGCAGAAGGGGCCGATCTGCTGCCAGACCTTCTCGACCGGGTAGGGCAAGGTGGTCGATTCCGTGACCTCCACGGCCAGGGCCGGGCTTGCCAGCGTTATCAGGGTGGCCGCGACCGCGAACAGGGTGCGCATGGGGTTCCCTCCGTTGTTCGGCTGTTCCGGCGCGCATCGTTGGGCGCGCATTGAAATCCTAGCCGAGTAGGGAGGGATTGAAACTTGTACGTTGGTAGGACGAACAGTAGAGGGGCCGGCAAGACAACGGCCGGTCCCGCCTGTGCGGAGCCGGCCGTTTCATTTGAGAGCGAAACGAAAAGTCCTTATTCGCTCTTGGTCGTCGTCGTGCGCTCGGTGGTGGTTGAACCGCCGGTCGGCGGGGTGGTCAGGCTGGAGTTGCCGTAGTTGGGCGAGGTGGTCGTGGTGGTGGTCGTGGTGCTGGTGGACTCGTCGGTCCCGCAGGCGCTGACCAGCAAGGCCGCGCCGAAGGCCAGCGCCACACCGGACATCATGGTCCTGGACATGCTCCGTCTCCATCCTGTTTGGCGAATGATGAAGAGGAAACGCCCCCGCCGCAGCTTTGTTTCCGGGGCAAAAATCGGCCTTAAGAAAAAGGCCGGGGATGACCCCGGCCCGTCTTCATGCCCTTTTCCGGCTTTTCGGCTTCGCCTTCAGGTAGGGAGCCAGATACTGGCCGGTGTAACTCCGTTTGACCTTCACCACGTCTTCCGGGGTGCCCTCCGCGACGATCTCGCCGCCGCCGGTGCCGCCTTCGGGGCCGAGGTCGATGATCCAGTCGGCGGTCTTGATGACCTCCAGATTGTGCTCGATCACCAGCACCGTGTTGCCCTGGTCGACCAGAGCGTGCAGCACCTCCATCAGCTTTTCCACGTCGGCAAAATGCAGGCCGGTGGTCGGCTCGTCGAGGATGTAGAGGGTGCGGCCGGTGGCGCGGCGGCTCAGTTCCTTGGACAGCTTCACCCGCTGCGCCTCGCCGCCGGACAGGGTGGTGGCGGGCTGGCCGATGTGGATGTAGCCGAGACCCACCCGCTCCAGCGTCTCCATCTTGTCGCGGATGCCGGGCACGGCCTTGAAGAACTCCTTGCCCTCCTCGACCGTCATGTCGAGCACGTCGGCGATGGTCTTGTCGCGGTAGGTGACCTCCAGCGTCTCGCGGTTGTAGCGCTTGCCGTGGCAGACGTCGCAGGTGACGTAGACGTCGGGCAGGAAGTGCATCTCGATCTTGATGACGCCGTCGCCCTGGCACGCCTCGCAGCGCCCGCCCTTCACGTTGAAGGAGAAGCGGCCGGGGCCGTAGCCGCGGGCCTTGGCCTCGGGCAGGCCGGCGAACCAGTCGCGGATCGGGGTGAAGGCGCCGGTGTAGGTGGCCGGGTTGGAGCGCGGGGTGCGGCCGATCGGCGACTGGTCGATGTCGATGACCTTGTCGAGATGCTCCAGCCCCAGCAGCTCGTCATGCTCCGCCGGATGCTCGCGCGCCCCCATCAGCTTGCGCGCCACCGCCTTGTAGAGCGTCTCGATGATCAGGGTGGACTTGCCGCCGCCCGACACGCCGGTCACGCAGGTGAAGGTGCCCATCGGGATGCGCGCCGAGACGTTCTGGAGATTGTTGGCGCGCGCGCCCTTCACCTCCAGGAACTGGCCCTTGTGGCCGGGGCGGCGCTGGTCCGGCACCGGCACGAAGCGGGCGCCGGTGAGGAACTGGGCGGTAACGCTATCCGGATTGGCCTGGACTTCCGCCGGGGTGCCCTGGGCGATCACGGTGCCGCCGTGCTGGCCGGCGCCGGGGCCCATGTCCACCAGATAGTCGGCGGTGCGGATGGCGTCCTCGTCATGCTCGACCACGATCACGGTGTTGCCGAGATCGCGCAGCCGCTTCAGAGTCGCAAGCAGCCGGTCGTTGTCGCGCTGGTGCAGGCCGATCGACGGCTCGTCCAGCACGTAGAGAACGCCGGTCAGGCCGGACCCGATCTGCGAGGCGAGGCGGATGCGCTGGCTCTCGCCGCCGGACAGCGACCCGGAGCCGCGGCTGAGCGTCAGGTATTCCAGCCCCACCGCGTTGAGGAAACCCAGCCGCTCGTTGATCTCCTTGAGGATTCGGTAGGCGATCTCCTTGTCCTTCGGGCGCAGATGGTCGTTCAGCGTGCTGAACCATGTCGCCGCGTCGGCGATGGACATTTCCGCCGCCTGGGAGATGTGCTGGCCGTGCACCTTGACGGCCAGCGCCTCCGGCTTCAGGCGGGCGCCCTTGCAGGTCTCGCAGGGCTGGGAGGACTGGTACTTGGACAGCTCCTCCCGCATGTAGGCGCTTTCCGTCTCGCGGTAGCGGCGCTCCAGGTTGTTGACGATGCCCTCGAAGGCCTTGTTCGTCTGGTAGCTGCGCAGCCCGTCGTCGTAGGTCATCGTGATCGGCGCGCTGTCGGAGCCGTAGAGGATGGTCTGGCGGACCTTCTCCGGCAGCTTTTCCCACGGCGTGTCCATGGCGACGCCGAAATGCTGGGCGATGCTCTCCAGCGTCTGCACGTAATATTGGGAGGAGGAGCCGGCCCAGGGAGCGATGGCGCCCTTCTTCAGCGACAGCCGCTCGTCCGGAACGACCAGCATGGGGTCGAAGTAGATCTTGCTGCCCAGCCCGTCGCAGGCCGGGCAGGCGCCGAACGGGTTGTTGAAGGAGAACAGCCGCGGCTCGATCTCCGGAATCGTGAACCCGGACACCGGGCAGGCGAATTTCTGCGAGAAGACGGTCTGCTCGTGCGACTCGGCGTTCTCGACGAAGATGATGCCGTCGGCAAGGCCGAGCGCCGTCTCCAGCGAATCGGCGAGCCGGTTGCCCAGCCCTTCGCGGACGACGATGCGGTCCACCACCACGTCGATGTCGTGCTTCAGCTTCTTGTTGAGCGCCGGCACCTCGTCGATCTCGTGCATCGTGCCGTCGACGCGCACGCGCTGGAAGCCGCGCTTGCGAAGGTCCTGGATCTCCTTCTTGTACTCGCCCTTGCGGCCGCGGATGATCGGGGCCAGCAGCAGCAGGCGCGTGCCCTCCGGCATCGCCAGGATGCGGTCGACCATCTGGCTGACCGTCTGGCTCTCGATGGGCAGGCCGGTGGCCGGGGAGTAGGGGATGCCGACCCGCGCCCACAGCAGGCGCATATAGTCGTAGATCTCCGTCACCGTGCCGACGGTGGAGCGCGGATTCTTCGAGGTCGTCTTCTGCTCGATGGAGATGGCCGGCGACAGCCCCTCGATCGAATCGACGTCCGGCTTCTGCATCAGTTGCAGGAACTGGCGCGCGTAGGCCGACAGGCTCTCGACGTAGCGCCGCTGGCCTTCCGCGTAGATCGTGTCGAACGCCAGCGATGACTTGCCCGATCCCGACAAGCCGGTGATGACGATCAGCTCGTCCCGAGGCAGATCGACATCGACGTTCTTGAGGTTGTGCTCCCGCGCGCCGCGGACACTGATGTGCTTGTTCATGGAGTGTTCTTAGCCGAAACCGGAGGGGAAGGGAAGGCGCCAAAAAAGCTCCGAAAGCCCGGACAGATATGTGCCACGCGCAGGCGACTTGCCACCGGTACGCGTCCCTTTCCGGCCTTGCGGGACCCAGGGTCGCGGTGCGGGAATGCCAGGGGGCCGACGATGGGGAACCACCAAGGAATATGTTGGCGCCACGGACTCTGTCTGCTATGTTTGTTCATGGAGTGTTCTCTTCCATGCGGGCTGGGCGGGTTGATCCGGATGGAAGGGGCGAAGCGCTCCGGCGGCGGCGGTTGACCCGTGCCTGTCCCCCGTGCTTTGTGAAGCGCAAGGCGGGGCGGGCATGGACCGGACCACGGATCAAACCGGCCCTGCGAACAGACACCCCCGGTATCCGGACGCCCTTCCGCCGGGCGCCCGAACGGGTCGGATGGGATACCGGGAACCCGCGCTAGGAGACACGTGCGATGAATGTATGGACGTTTACGGGGCGCCTCGGCGCGGATGGCGAGCTTCGCTCCACGCAGAGCGGCGAAAAGGTTCTGGGCTTCCGCGTCGCCAACGACGTCGGGTTCGGCGACCGCAAGACCACCCAATGGGTGGACTGCTCCATCTGGGGCCGCCGCGCGGAGGCTCTGGCGCCGCACCTGACCAAGGGCAAGGCCGTGGTGATCTCCGGCGAGGTGACGATCCGCGAGTTCGAGAAGCGCGACGGCACCCGCGGCGCTGGCCTGTCGGTGCGTGTTGCCGAGATCGATTTCACCGGCGGTCGTGAGGGCGAAGGCGGCGGTGGTGGCGGTTACGGCGGGGGCGGTGGCGGCGGCTACGAGTCGCGTGGCGGTGGCGGTGGCGGTGGCTACGGCGGTGGCAGCAGCGGCGGTGGCGGCTACGGTGGTGGCGGTGGCGGCCGCAGCGGCGGTGGTGCTCCGCCCAAGCACGACGACCTGGACGACGAAATCCCGTTCTGACCACCCGGATGATCGTGAGGGAGGGGGCTTTCCCCTCCCGTCCGCCATCGGGCGAAGGCTTGTCTTCGCGGAACCTGCGCAGGCCGGGCTTGACGGGGGATGCCTGCCAACCCAGATTCCACGGCGAGCGTCCGTCGTGATCCAGGAGCAGCCATGGCACCCCAGCGCCGTCACTTCCTGCGTGCCCTTGCCGCCGTCGCGGTCGGTGGTGGCGCTGCGACCCTGTCGGGTCCCGCCGCGGCGTTCCGCGTGATTCCGAACGACGATCTGAAGGGCGTGCTGGACGAGGGCTGCGGCGCCACCGCCTATCATCGCCGGATGATCAACGAGGCGGTTCACGCCGCCGGCGTGTCATTGACGGAGGAGCAGCGCAACACGCTGCTTTCCCAGATGTCGTGCCCAACCTGCCGCTGCCCGCTCAACCAGATCGACAATCCCGCGGCTGGCTTGCGCTTTTAATGGGCCTTCGGGGGGGGGCACGACGCCGGGCGCGCCTGGCAACCAGTTCCTTCAGTCCGCGTGGGATGCGCTTGCGGTCGCCCCAGCGCACGATGATCCCGGCGGCGCGGCATTCGGCCGCCAGTTCGCGGCCATTCTCGTAGCGGTGCTGGTCGAGCAGCGGCCAGCCGTCCAACCCGCGGTAATCGAACGGGCGCCCGTCGAGGAAGTCCCGGAACCCGTCGAAGAATCGTGGATGCAGGACCACCGGCTTCGCCTCCCGCCAGGAGCGCGCGCCGTAGAAGCGGTTGTTGGTCACCCCGCTCATTGAAGCGATCCCGGAACGGCGCCCGGAGGAGTGTCCAGAACGGCCCGGCCCAACCGGTCGAGCAGACCGGCCGTCGCGCTTGGGCCATGCAGGGCGGCGAGCCGGTCCACCGATTCGACCATCATCGCCCAGGCGACCAACCGATCCGGCACGCCCTCGTGCCGCCCTTCGGCCCACAGCGAGCGCACCAGGTCCAGCGCCGCCTCGAAGCCCACCGGAACGTCCGGCGCATCCGCATCTTCGATCATCATCCCCCCGTTGCCGCGTGTCGCCAAACAGCGCCAGGGTATGTAACGTTATATCATAACATTTAAAAGGCTAAAGGATGCACTCCGGCCAGACCTTGCGGTCCCATCATGGGGGCTCCTCGCATGGTCTGGCCGAAGGTGGAATCAGCGCGGGGCAGTGGCGCGGTTCCAGTTGGTGGCGTCCGCCGGGTTGCCGGGCATTGGGGCTAAAGCCGGAGCCATCGCGGCGGGCGTGGCGAACAGGGCGTCGAACTGGTCCGCCGTCATGCCGGTCAGGACGAGCGCCTGCCGCTCCTCCGAATAGCGCAGCTGCCCGGAGTCCAGCGTCGCGTGGCGCTTCACCGGATGGACCGGCGCGCCGCTGGCCACCACGAGCTGGACCGGCTCGCGGGCCGGGGTGAGGACGACATCTTCCACCGAACCCAGGATGCGGTTCTCGGGAATGGACTGCACCGTCAGCCCAACCAGTTCCAGGGGAGACATCTGTGCCATGGGCCGTTGCGCAGCGCCGGTTTCCGCGCAGGCGCCGAGCGCCACCAGGGCGCAGACGGCGAGCAGCCGGGTGGCGGGGCGGGGGGTGAGGCGTCGATGGTTCATGCGTGGCTCCTCCGTCGCGTGGGCAAGGCTATAACGCGGCAGCGGAGCAGAGGGGCAGCGGACAACAGCGGAAAAGGGCGCGGCCAGCCGTGGCCACGCCCCTTGCGCCATCATGCCCCCATACCCGCGGTACTTCCTTCAGGTGAGAGGGCCGGTTAGGTGGGCACCCGGTCAGGTGAAGACATAGTCGCGGCCGGACACGAGCCCCACCGCATCCACAGTCAGCGACGATCCGTCCCGGAAACCGAAGGCCGTGCTGGTGGCTGTGGTGGACACGGTGAGGTCGGCGGCAGAGAAGCCGCGGAACTCGAGGCGGTCGATCCCGGCTTCGAAATAGCTGATGTCGTCGGTGCCGAAGCCGCCCGGTGCCACATCGAAGCGGAAGATGTCCGTGGCGTCGTCGCGGTAGCTGACCATGTGGTCGTTGCCGGCTCCGGGCAGAAAGATGTCGGACCCGTCATCGCGCAGCGTGTCGATCAGCCAATCGTCGCCGGTTCCGCCGACCAAAGTGTCGTCGCCGCGCCCGCCCTTCACCGTGTCGTTGCCCGAACCGCCGTCCAGCCAGTCATTGCCGGCCCCGCCGAACAGCTGGTCGTCGCCCTGGCGCCCGTACATGCGGTCGTTGCCCGGATCGCCGGCGTAGGGATCGCCCAGCCAGTCGTTCCCAAGCCCACCATCCAGAAAATCATTGCCGAGCCCCCCGGAGAGCGAGTCATTCCCTCCATTGCCATAAACCGTGTCGGCGGAGTCGGTGCCGAGGTAGCGTTCGGCGGCGTTGGTTCCCGAAAACCTGGCCATGCTTGCCCCTCCTTAATGATTAACAAATCGTTAACATCAAGTTGGAGGGAGAGAAAGGTAAAAAAACACTTAACGCATCGGCGCCAATTTTTGCCACGGTCCCTTGGGTCTTGTTGCTCTTGTGTTTCGGTGTTGTTTTCAGATTCGAATCTTCGACTTCTGGCGGCTGGAGTCCGGACAAGGAAAAAGGCCGACGCTTCGCAGCATCGGCCTTTCTAGAAACGACGTTCGCGCGGATTGCGGCGTGTCCGGCGCCTTACGCCTGGGTTGGCGTCGGCATGCCGGGAACCGGCTGATCCGCCGGGGGCGGCATCTCTGGAGGGGTGTCGGGATTCTCAGGCACCGGGTAGGGGTCCGGCGTGGTCGGACGATCCGGCTGCGGGGTGTTCGGATTGCT
The Azospirillum brasilense genome window above contains:
- a CDS encoding SRPBCC family protein; this encodes MRTLFAVAATLITLASPALAVEVTESTTLPYPVEKVWQQIGPFCNLGTWHPAVESCTLRRKDGAQERVLALKGGGAIEERLLSSSASSHRIRYSILTSPLPVKDYAASLSAEPAGKGTRVVWKARYTSNGASDEESRKVISGIFTAGFDGLKQKLAAQ
- the trmFO gene encoding methylenetetrahydrofolate--tRNA-(uracil(54)-C(5))-methyltransferase (FADH(2)-oxidizing) TrmFO, coding for MVDTSLSPVHVIGGGLAGSEAAWQLAQRGVPVVLHEMRPVRPTEAHSTDQLAELVCSNSFRSDDAEYNAVGLLHEEMRRCGSLILRCADAHKVPAGGALAMDRDGFAGAVTEAITGHPLITVERGEVAGLPPEAWDSVVIATGPLTSPPLAEAIRSFTGEESLAFFDAIAPIVYLESVDLSKAWFQSRYDKPGPGGTGKDYINCAFEKDEYRAFIDALLTAEKVDFKEWEKSTPYFEGCLPIEVMAERGVDTLRYGPMKPVGLTNPHKPERRPYAVVQLRQDNALGTLYNLVGFQTKLRHAEQARIFRMIPGLEKAEFARLGGLHRNTFLNSPRLLDGALRLKAQPRIRFAGQVTGCEGYVESAAVGLLAGRFAAAERLGGEPSAPPVTTALGAILGHITGGANADTYQPMNVNFGLFPPVDERIRGRDRKLAYTRRALEDLEGWLKAAPAVAV
- a CDS encoding single-stranded DNA-binding protein, with translation MNVWTFTGRLGADGELRSTQSGEKVLGFRVANDVGFGDRKTTQWVDCSIWGRRAEALAPHLTKGKAVVISGEVTIREFEKRDGTRGAGLSVRVAEIDFTGGREGEGGGGGGYGGGGGGGYESRGGGGGGGYGGGSSGGGGYGGGGGGRSGGGAPPKHDDLDDEIPF
- the uvrA gene encoding excinuclease ABC subunit UvrA translates to MNKHISVRGAREHNLKNVDVDLPRDELIVITGLSGSGKSSLAFDTIYAEGQRRYVESLSAYARQFLQLMQKPDVDSIEGLSPAISIEQKTTSKNPRSTVGTVTEIYDYMRLLWARVGIPYSPATGLPIESQTVSQMVDRILAMPEGTRLLLLAPIIRGRKGEYKKEIQDLRKRGFQRVRVDGTMHEIDEVPALNKKLKHDIDVVVDRIVVREGLGNRLADSLETALGLADGIIFVENAESHEQTVFSQKFACPVSGFTIPEIEPRLFSFNNPFGACPACDGLGSKIYFDPMLVVPDERLSLKKGAIAPWAGSSSQYYVQTLESIAQHFGVAMDTPWEKLPEKVRQTILYGSDSAPITMTYDDGLRSYQTNKAFEGIVNNLERRYRETESAYMREELSKYQSSQPCETCKGARLKPEALAVKVHGQHISQAAEMSIADAATWFSTLNDHLRPKDKEIAYRILKEINERLGFLNAVGLEYLTLSRGSGSLSGGESQRIRLASQIGSGLTGVLYVLDEPSIGLHQRDNDRLLATLKRLRDLGNTVIVVEHDEDAIRTADYLVDMGPGAGQHGGTVIAQGTPAEVQANPDSVTAQFLTGARFVPVPDQRRPGHKGQFLEVKGARANNLQNVSARIPMGTFTCVTGVSGGGKSTLIIETLYKAVARKLMGAREHPAEHDELLGLEHLDKVIDIDQSPIGRTPRSNPATYTGAFTPIRDWFAGLPEAKARGYGPGRFSFNVKGGRCEACQGDGVIKIEMHFLPDVYVTCDVCHGKRYNRETLEVTYRDKTIADVLDMTVEEGKEFFKAVPGIRDKMETLERVGLGYIHIGQPATTLSGGEAQRVKLSKELSRRATGRTLYILDEPTTGLHFADVEKLMEVLHALVDQGNTVLVIEHNLEVIKTADWIIDLGPEGGTGGGEIVAEGTPEDVVKVKRSYTGQYLAPYLKAKPKSRKRA
- a CDS encoding calcium-binding protein; this encodes MARFSGTNAAERYLGTDSADTVYGNGGNDSLSGGLGNDFLDGGLGNDWLGDPYAGDPGNDRMYGRQGDDQLFGGAGNDWLDGGSGNDTVKGGRGDDTLVGGTGDDWLIDTLRDDGSDIFLPGAGNDHMVSYRDDATDIFRFDVAPGGFGTDDISYFEAGIDRLEFRGFSAADLTVSTTATSTAFGFRDGSSLTVDAVGLVSGRDYVFT